In one window of Cellulophaga sp. HaHa_2_95 DNA:
- a CDS encoding reverse transcriptase family protein translates to MSNSTERRQEIYDKIRQSSKQEYIISEMKRLGFWGEDNVDFDKVDRFFKKESELSKQLHDLLKKEKSVEDTEAFIAAKHIERKRISKEKQKETKEKRALERLEKAKRWQLLKNDDIIYLGEGYSHQLNDKNTATDLLKAQGLPVLESANDLAKAMKISLGELRFLAYSRKNSKISHYKRFKVAKKSGGHRLISAPMPRLKKAQHYILEHILNKITMHPKAHGCVLEKSILSNALPHVNKDVVINQDIKNFFPSITYTRIKGVFKAMGYSEQVSILFALLCSESKILDISLLGENYFAQQGHRFLPQGSPCSPAITNIICRKMDYRLDGLASKYGFTYSRYVDDITFSGDKNQFSKITALLKYSKKIVISENFTLHPEKLRIMKRHQRQEVTGVVVNEKPNINKASLKRFRALIYQIEKDGIKGKTWNGGANVLAEIDGYANFIFQIDQEKGRGFKERVAKILAQHNYIEKHIVTYAKEKVAVATSSDVKPKDTFLKKLFSIFKK, encoded by the coding sequence ATGAGTAATTCAACAGAAAGAAGACAGGAAATCTACGATAAAATTAGACAGTCGTCTAAACAAGAGTACATCATTTCAGAAATGAAACGATTGGGTTTTTGGGGAGAAGATAATGTTGATTTTGATAAAGTTGATAGATTTTTCAAAAAGGAAAGCGAGCTTTCTAAGCAACTCCATGACTTATTAAAGAAAGAAAAGTCTGTAGAGGATACAGAAGCATTTATTGCTGCAAAGCACATAGAGCGCAAACGAATTTCTAAAGAAAAACAGAAAGAAACCAAAGAGAAAAGAGCTTTAGAACGTTTAGAAAAAGCTAAGCGCTGGCAGCTCTTGAAGAATGATGATATTATTTACTTGGGTGAAGGATATTCACATCAATTGAATGATAAAAATACAGCTACAGATCTTCTAAAAGCTCAAGGGTTACCCGTTTTAGAATCAGCTAATGATCTTGCCAAGGCTATGAAAATTAGCTTAGGAGAATTACGATTTCTAGCCTATTCTCGTAAAAACTCAAAAATAAGCCATTATAAACGCTTTAAAGTTGCCAAAAAATCTGGGGGACATAGGTTAATTTCAGCTCCAATGCCCCGTTTAAAAAAAGCACAACACTATATCTTAGAGCATATTTTAAATAAAATAACCATGCACCCAAAGGCACATGGCTGTGTCTTAGAAAAATCAATACTTTCTAATGCTTTACCCCATGTGAATAAAGATGTGGTTATCAATCAAGATATAAAAAATTTCTTTCCATCCATTACCTATACAAGAATCAAAGGCGTGTTTAAAGCAATGGGCTATTCAGAACAAGTATCCATACTATTTGCATTACTCTGTTCAGAGTCAAAAATCTTAGATATCTCTCTCTTAGGTGAAAACTATTTCGCACAACAAGGCCATCGTTTTTTACCGCAAGGTTCGCCCTGTAGCCCAGCTATTACTAATATTATTTGTAGGAAAATGGATTATCGTTTAGATGGTTTGGCATCCAAATACGGCTTTACATATTCCAGATATGTAGATGATATCACCTTTTCAGGAGATAAAAATCAATTTTCAAAAATCACAGCACTTTTAAAATATTCAAAGAAAATTGTAATTAGTGAAAACTTTACATTACATCCAGAAAAATTAAGGATAATGAAACGCCATCAACGGCAAGAGGTAACGGGCGTGGTTGTAAACGAAAAGCCTAATATTAATAAAGCCTCTTTAAAACGCTTTAGAGCCTTGATATATCAAATAGAAAAAGACGGTATTAAAGGTAAAACATGGAACGGTGGAGCTAATGTACTGGCAGAAATAGACGGGTATGCTAATTTTATTTTTCAGATAGATCAAGAGAAAGGCAGGGGCTTCAAAGAGCGTGTAGCAAAAATACTAGCACAACATAATTATATAGAAAAACATATTGTTACTTA
- a CDS encoding SWIM zinc finger family protein yields MKFNYKYSGTSNIVNDISSTGVSFAPDILREPTYFVGSLDKKLPFREAISALHEVVVADFNFQPKDNSEYLAWLKNEETNWIAEASAELPKIKYEIRQLQGQLKGLREQREEITRPFYKSQKEYFKYIYTRDYAAWLVLDPVITVHPDQVFFECFSKDESVYGKLSCGLDVFNNINEFKCGTTNIDYSQKLYNEFQKIRTYKDTEFKIDPKGFDVQTSGEESYREVKIDLPDSWVRGFLQVSSAMTSDKVSFDLHPIDIANFIAVLKRNKEKKGPRAIKYILKPGQPIVAVFEPWNIEVACLQSIYTGHEAKEIRVWGRRRIQLLERLLPITGKFTVHLLGTGMPSFYIAHLANDMYFTLGLSGWTANDWSQATQLDLLAPRGKVPATTMQTIYLELRKDWLNTEKGIANKLNLDVQTVKQSLETFTQAGKVIYDLKNEVYRVRELKREGIDLEELRFSSSTDKEAYQLMENGEVRNLKSEVQNDKIEVTAVVSNSFKTTVVINKDLQITDGKCNCNYYYMNKMTKGPCEHILATRISFDKK; encoded by the coding sequence ATGAAATTTAATTATAAATATAGTGGAACCAGCAATATCGTCAACGATATTTCGTCTACAGGGGTGAGTTTTGCTCCAGATATTTTACGAGAGCCTACGTATTTTGTGGGCAGTTTAGATAAAAAACTGCCTTTTAGAGAAGCAATTTCAGCGTTACATGAAGTAGTAGTTGCAGATTTTAATTTTCAACCTAAGGATAATTCTGAATATTTAGCATGGTTAAAAAATGAAGAAACAAATTGGATAGCAGAAGCCTCTGCGGAATTGCCTAAGATAAAATATGAGATTAGACAATTACAAGGACAATTAAAAGGATTGCGCGAGCAACGAGAAGAGATTACTAGACCTTTCTATAAATCTCAAAAGGAATATTTTAAATATATCTATACAAGAGACTATGCGGCATGGTTAGTATTAGATCCTGTAATTACGGTGCACCCAGATCAAGTTTTCTTTGAATGCTTTAGTAAAGACGAATCAGTATATGGAAAATTATCATGTGGTCTTGATGTTTTTAATAACATCAACGAGTTTAAATGTGGAACTACCAACATTGACTATTCGCAAAAACTTTATAATGAATTTCAGAAAATTAGAACCTATAAAGACACAGAATTTAAAATAGATCCCAAAGGTTTTGATGTTCAAACTTCAGGTGAAGAATCATATAGAGAGGTGAAAATTGATTTACCAGATAGTTGGGTTCGTGGTTTCTTACAAGTAAGCTCTGCGATGACAAGTGATAAGGTCTCTTTTGATTTACACCCTATAGATATTGCTAATTTTATTGCTGTATTAAAACGAAATAAAGAAAAAAAAGGACCTAGGGCGATTAAGTATATTTTAAAACCAGGACAACCTATTGTTGCTGTCTTTGAGCCTTGGAATATAGAGGTAGCTTGTTTACAGTCTATCTATACTGGCCATGAAGCTAAAGAAATTAGAGTTTGGGGAAGAAGAAGAATTCAATTATTAGAACGCTTATTACCCATCACAGGAAAATTTACGGTGCATTTATTAGGAACCGGAATGCCTTCTTTTTACATAGCTCATTTGGCTAACGACATGTATTTTACTTTAGGTCTTTCTGGTTGGACTGCTAATGATTGGTCTCAAGCTACGCAACTAGATTTATTAGCACCTAGAGGTAAAGTTCCAGCAACCACGATGCAAACCATTTATTTAGAATTAAGAAAAGATTGGTTGAATACGGAAAAAGGGATTGCCAATAAACTAAACTTAGACGTACAAACGGTAAAACAGTCTTTAGAAACTTTTACACAAGCGGGTAAGGTTATTTATGATTTAAAAAACGAGGTGTATAGAGTTAGAGAATTAAAACGCGAAGGTATTGATCTTGAAGAATTACGCTTTTCTAGTTCCACGGATAAAGAAGCCTACCAATTAATGGAAAATGGTGAAGTTCGTAATTTAAAATCCGAAGTTCAAAATGATAAAATAGAAGTTACTGCCGTAGTGAGTAATAGCTTCAAAACAACGGTAGTTATTAATAAAGATTTACAGATTACAGATGGTAAGTGTAATTGCAATTATTATTACATGAATAAGATGACAAAAGGCCCTTGTGAGCATATTTTAGCAACAAGAATAAGCTTTGATAAAAAATAA